In the genome of Mugil cephalus isolate CIBA_MC_2020 chromosome 21, CIBA_Mcephalus_1.1, whole genome shotgun sequence, one region contains:
- the si:ch211-22i13.2 gene encoding pinin, with amino-acid sequence MSTKDECKVSSSTSSTKERKRSRSGGREKRKRKRSRSRSSSSSSSSSSSSSSSSSSSSSSSSSGSSYSSSSSRSSSSSSDSRSKSRKHSKKRKKEKHKKKGKKEKRHKHKKDKKSKGGEDNSGPVQISKYLKDRKKGKYSMISGKKIKMKVKKSKKDKQRDKNRAELLDFLNSTL; translated from the exons ATG TCAACGAAAGATGAGTGCAAGGTGTCCAGTTCCACGTCAAGcacaaaagagaggaagagatcgAGGAGCGGAG GGCGGGAAAAAAGGAAGCGGAAACGCAGCCGTAGCAGATCTTCCTCGTCGTCCTCTTCAAGCTCATCTTCGTCGTCTTCAtcctcatcgtcctcctcttcgtcttcaTCTTCAGGCTCATCGTACTCATCCAGCAGCAGCCGGAGTAGCTCCAGCAGTAGCG actCTCGCAGTAAATCAAGAAAACACtctaagaaaaggaaaaaagagaaacacaaaaaa aaagggaagaaagagaagcgacataaacacaagaaagacaagaaatcaaaaggaggagaagataaCTCGGGACCTGTACAAATATCCAAG tactTGAAGGACAGGAAAAAAGGCAAGTACAGCATGATTTCAGGGAAGAAGATAAAGATGAAAGTCAAGAagtcaaagaaagacaaacag CGGGATAAAAATCGAGCGGAGCTTCTCGACTTCCTCAACTCGACCCTGTGA
- the rhag gene encoding ammonium transporter Rh type A isoform X2: protein MIFIGFGFLMTFLKKYGFSSVGVNLLLAAFGLQWGLLMQGIWHMDDGKIKVSIFKIINADFSTATVLISFGAVLGKTSPVQLLIMTILEITIFSVNEHLVANILGANDVGASMIIHAYGAYFGLAVARVLYRPGLRNGHENDGSVYHSDLFAMIGTVFLWMFWPSFNSAIADPGFTQLTAVVNTYLSLAACVLSAYAISSLVEHKGKLDMVHIQNATLAGGVAVGTCADMNIGPFGAMLIGFVAGIISTVGFKFLSPILASSLGIQDTCGVHNLHGMPGILGGLAGIVAVALGKKEGSAAMQAAALASSLGFALVGGALTGFIMKLPFWGQPPDQNCFDDSIYWEVPEEEEENEESLAHADHSKNKGEV, encoded by the exons ATGATCTTCATCGGCTTCGGGTTCCTCATGACCTTCCTCAAGAAGTATGGGTTCAGCAGCGTGGGCGTCAACTTGCTCCTGGCCGCCTTCGGCCTGCAGTGGGGCCTCCTCATGCAGGGCATCTGGCACATGGACGACGGCAAGATTAAAGTCAGCATCTTCAA AATAATCAACGCAGACTTCAGCACAGCTACAGTCCTCATCTCCTTCGGCGCTGTCCTGGGCAAAACCAGCCCCGTCCAGCTCCTCATCATGACCATTCTGGAGATCACCATCTTCTCCGTCAATGAGCACCTGGTGGCCAACATTCTTGGA GCTAATGACGTCGGAGCATCCATGATCATCCACGCTTACGGAGCCTACTTCGGCTTGGCTGTGGCTCGGGTACTTTACAGGCCAGGTTTAAGAAACGGGCACGAGAACGACGGATCCGTTTATCACTCCGATCTGTTCGCAATGATTG GAACCGTCTTTTTATGGATGTTCTGGCCCAGCTTCAACTCGGCCATCGCTGATCCAGGCTTCACCCAGCTCACCGCAGTCGTCAACACCTACCTGTCCCTGGCTGCCTGCGTGCTCTCTGCCTACGCCATCTCCAGCCTCGTGGAGCACAAAGGGAAACTGGACATG GTGCACATTCAGAATGCCACCTTGGCCGGTGGCGTTGCTGTGGGAACGTGTGCTGACATGAACATCGGGCCGTTCGGGGCCATGCTGATTGGTTTTGTTGCTGGCATCATCTCCACAGTCGGCTTCAAGTTCCTGTCT cccATCCTGGCGTCCAGCCTGGGCATCCAGGATACCTGCGGCGTCCACAATCTGCACGGCATGCCTGGCATCCTGGGCGGCCTGGCTGGCATCGTGGCCGTGGCTTTGGGGAAGAAAGA gggCAGCGCTGCCATGCAAGCTGCCGCCTTGGCTTCGTCCCTCGGGTTTGCTTTGGTTGGAGGTGCCCTCACAG GTTTCATAATGAAGTTGCCGTTCTGGGGACAGCCTCCAGATCAGAACTGCTTCGACGACTCTATTTACTGGGAG gttcctgaggaggaagaagagaacgAGGAGAGCTTGGCTCACGCGGATCACTCAAAGAACAAAGGAGAGGTTTAA